The Paenibacillus yonginensis genome segment TGCCCTGAATATAGGTGGGCTATAGGGCGGCACAGCAGGCTTTATGCTTTTTGCCGCTTCCGCATGGGCAAGGCTCGTTTCGCCCTGGGCTTTTGCCGGCATAATCGTGCTGCAAATGATACGAATACATTTCCCGGCGCATTCGCAGGCTCATTTCCAGCATCCGTTCATGGGCGTAAGCGTATATCTGCATATAACTTTGGCAGAAATAATCCGGATCGGATTCGGTTCCCTCCGGGTTCCATTTGCGGTTTCGCGGACAACCTCCGTAACAAAGGCGCTGCCATTCGCAGGAACGGCATTTTTCCGGCAAAGCCGGCTTCATCCGTTGAAAGCGCGTGTAGTTCGGATGGGCAAGCATGTCGGCGATGGAAGAGTCGGCCACATTGCCGACGGTCCATTTCTCATTAATGAAGAAGTCGCACGGAAACGCATCGCCGTTCTGCTCCAGCACTAGGCTTGTCGGACATGCAGCCCGATGTACGCAATGTTCGGCCTCCCGGTTCAAATAGACGCCAAACATATTGTCGAAAAAGCGGATGGACACCTCCGGATAGCCGTCATTGTACCATTCGTCGAAGATCCTGCACAGAAAATCGCCATATTCTTGCGGCGTAATTTCATATTCGCCCGGTTTGTCCACCTGTTGGGATCGGAAATCCATGCAGGGGATAAGTTGGACAAAGTTGAAACCGTTCTCACGATAAAACGCCATTAACGCTTTGGCTTCCCTTACGTTGCCTTTGTGGATCACCGTCAAAATATTGAAATCGACCTGATGCTTTCGCAATTGTTCGATTCCTGCCATAACTCGGTCGAAGCTGCCCTTGCCAGCGGCATTGACCCGCCGTGAATCATGAATTTCCTTAGGTCCGTCCAGGCTGACGCCGATCAGAAATTGATAGGTTTTGAAAAAAGCCGCCCAGCGATCGTCAATCAGGGTGCCATTGGTTTGCAAGGAATTGCTGATAACCGTATGCGGCGGGGCGTAAAGGGCCTGAAGATAAACGACTTCTTTGAAAAAATCAAGGCCGGCCAGCAGCGGCTCCCCGCCTTGCCAGGCAAGTGTCGCAGCGCCTTGGCTGAGCTGCATGTATTCCTTGATGAATTTATCCAATAAGGCTGAATCAATCCGGTTGATCTTCGGTCCAGGCTTCCCACCGCAGGTGCTGTAGTAACAGTAATCGCAAGCCAAGTTACAATCTTCCGATACGGTTTTCCACATCACGCCGAGGTTGGCCAGCCCATTTGTCATGCAGGCTCCCGACATTGCTTCTCCTCCTGTCCATGTTTATCACAAAGATAGCACCCTGGGTGGGTTGATGTCAAAACAATAAAAAGTGGCCCAGGAATTGTACCTTTGTTCATCCTTATTTAACTAAAATCCGCTTTCTTTGTTTCAAAATGATTTTAATGAGTATGTTTTTGGGCATTAAAAAGAGGTGTTGTTCGTACAACACCTCTTCATTTTTAGTCTCCGGACCATCTTTGCATCATCATCACGGCAGCTCCTGTTGCTACGGCTTCGTCTGTCAGCAGTCCTTGCGTAAATACCGGGTTATATTCGGGATAGTGGTAGGTATTTTTTTTGGCGATCTCAACTGCAGAGTCAAATACAAGGGGATGAGCGCTGATGAGCGGGCCGCCCAGAATAACACACTCGGGATGGAGGGCATTAATCAGGTTGGCCAGTCCGATCCCCAAGTAAGCTGCCGTTTCCGTAAATTCTTCTTTGACAAGCGGGTCGCCTTTCGTCAGGGCATCGACTAGCGTGGCGAAATTCACAAGCTCCGGAGCGATGTCGGACAGAATGCTGCTGCGTCCAATTTTAAGTTGGGTGCGTACCCGTTCTTCGAGTGCCGGTACGGATACAAAAGCTTCCAGAGCACCATAGTTGCCTCTGTTTCGCAGTCTGGGTCCATTCGCCTGGATAATCATTTGACCAACTGCACCTTCTGTATCCGCGGCTCCACGGAGAATACGGCCGCCGGACATCACGGCCGAGCGGATATTAACGCCTGCATGAACATATAGGGCATGCTCGATAGTTTCGGACCGCAGCGCCCAATGTTCGCCGATGAGCGCGGTATTGGCTCCGTTGTCAAGGCTGGCCGGAAAGCCGAGCCGTTCCTCAAGCATGGCGCAGATCGGAACGTGCTTCCAAGCAGGGGACGGGAACAATTCCGGTTCAAGAATGACCCCTTTCCGGCTATCCAACGGCCCCACTGCTCCGATGCCGATGCCCAATACGTCCTCAGGCGAAAGGCCATGCTCGTCAAGAAAGCGTTTGGCAGTTGACGTAATGCTGTCGACCAGCTGATTGGGCGTCATCTCGGCATCCATTTTCCAGCGGGTCAACGATAACGAATTCAGATGCAAGTCATACAAGCCAAGTACAGAATAAATTCGGGAGATTTCCAATCCGAACAGAAACCGGTATGTAGGATTGGTCTGGAACAAAATCGGTTTTCTGCCGCCGGTAGAGTGTCCAAGTCCGGAGACAACAATCATGCCTTGGTGGGTCATCTCCTCCAATAACCGGGTCATGCTGCTGCTGGTGAGTGGAAAATCATTCAATAAGTCAGCCTTCGAGACGGTCCCGAGATAAGAGATTCGATCGTACACCTGCTTTTTTATCGAAGGATTGGAATGAGTCATCATAGGTACTGCTCTCCATTTCCAAGCTATTTAGTCGGGATATATAAAAGTATAGCGTTAACAACAGAGAATTTCCAGTTAATTTCATCATACCCATCTTAAGCAGACTGAAAAAGCGCAGGAACTGAAATTCCCGGTTATTATATCTGAAGAGAGAGGAACCCATGCTTGGGACGTTATTTTAGCTTCTTAGGAGCTTTTCCTTTGGGGGTTGACTATCGTGCTGTCAGCCGCCGCGGGTATTGTTCTTTTCTAAAAAGGCTGCCCTGATTTAAAGAGCAACCTTTGTTGAGTTATGAAGTTGATTTACATTTCCGCGCTAAGCGTGATGGATCCGCGGCATCGGCATCGGTTCCTTGCCAAGCTCAGCCCAGGCGTATTTGAGCAGCAGCTCTGTCTTCAGCCCTTCGTAACCCGGTTCGTCCCACAAATTGCGAAGCTCTCCCGGGTCCTCCTGAAGATCGAAAATTTCCCCATACGTTTGATTGTAATAAACCGTGATCTTATAGCGTTCGTCGACGTACGTTTTCTGATGAATCGTCGTCGGTTCGTGCCGGAACTCGCAGATGACGTGGTCCCGAGCTTTATCCCGGCGGCCCAGCCAGACCTCCTTCTGGTCAACCCCAGCCATCGTCCGCGGAATAGACAAACCGCAGAAAGAGAGAAAGGTCGGGGCTAAATCGACCAGGGATTGCAGCGCATCCGAACGCTGCCCGGAGGGTACATGGCCGGGGTACCTGACGATGAACGGCAGCTTAATCAAATCCTCGTAATGAAATCCGCCTTTGGCTTGCAAGCCATGCTGGCCAAAGAAGTGGCCGTGGTCCGTTGTAAAGACAACAAGGGTATTTTCGGCCATCCCCAATGCATCCAGCTTATTCAGGATGCGCCCAATATATTTATCCATCAAGCTGATCATGCCGTAATAAACTGCGACTAACTTCTTCTTATCGTACTCCGTAAGCCGCTGCTTCGCCCCGTATTCGTAATAGTGATGGGAACGGTAGCCATGGATGCCGAAGCCGGTTTCCATCAAATGGGAGAAATCCGGATTGTCCTCCTGGGTCAAGCCGAAGTGCGGCGGATTCCGGTCGTGTTCTCCCGGGGTCATCGACGGGATCGACAATTGCTCCGGATCGTACATCGTATCCCAAGGCTCCGGCGCCAAGTATTCCGGGTGAGGGTCGAAGAAGCTGGCCCACAGGAAGAAAGGGTCTCCTGTTTTGTGATGCTCTTCCAGACGGGCATTCGTCCGTTCCGCTATCCACGTGTTGTAATGATATTTTTCCGGAATGGGCCACTTGTAGGTTTGCGTGGGATCCATCGTTCCGGTCGGAGGCAGGAAATAGTCCCGCCAATTGGAGCATCCTTGTTCCTCCAGCCACAAGGCATAATGTTGCCCTACATGAGCTTCGTTGGTATGGTTGCGCGCGAGTTCGATGTGATCAAAGCCGTAAAACGGTCCTTCATCGTTCCGCCAATAGTTCAAATCCTGCAGTAGCGGATAAGCTTCCTTTGACTCGTATTCGGCCGTCGATTTCAAGGGCTGGAAATGCGCTTTGCCGATCAATGAGGTTTGATACCCGGCTTGCTTGAAATCTTCGCCGACGGTGTGACGGTCCTCCAACAGCTTTGTTCCCAGCGTCCATGCGCCGTGCTGACTTGGATACATGCCGGTTATGATCGAAGAGCGGCTTGGCGTACAGGTTGGATTCGGGCAATAAGCCCGGCCAAACGTCGTTCCTTCCCGGGCCAAACGATCCAGATTCGGCGTGGAGATTTCAGGTTGGAATGCGCCGATGGTATTCCAATGCTGCTGGTCGCTTGTGATTAGTAAAATGTTAGGTCTACTAGACAAATTTTATCCCCTCCTATTATGATAATATTGATTAAATCGTGATTTATAAATGGCGTTGTGTTACATAACATTTATCATTTTGTTATCTATGAACAGATCGAGTAGGGGGAGGGAAGTACGAGCTGATGCAGGAATATGAACATGAATATGCCGAGTTCCTTTATTACACGCCCGGTTACCTGGACCGGGAAGCCCAGCTGTGGCCTGTCCGGGCGGGTCGCAACGCAGCCAAACCCCATTATAAAGTAGGGCCGAAAAGGATTGAGTGCTACAGCCTTCATTTTGTGCTGGAAGGAGGCGTGTGTTTCGAATTCGAAGGCAAACGGGTCGAATTGCAGCCGGGCGATTTATTTTGCCTGTTTCCTGGCCGGACCTACTTTTATCATGCGCTGCCCGCGGAGCAGCCGCTTCAAATGCACTGGCTCGCTATAGACGGCAGCCGCGTCAAGCCGTTATTAAAGCTTGCAGGTCTGGTACCGGAGAGACCGTTTGGGAAAGAGATCGTCACTCGGCAAGCGAGAGAACTGCTGGGGGACATAATCGAGAAATTAGGAAATGTGGAGCGGTGGAGTCCAGCTGTTTCCTTGGAGCTCCAAGGAGGAATCTGCCGGCTGCTGGCCGAGCTGATCCCCGAGACGGCACCGGCCGAACTGACCGAGCCTTCGGGTTGGATCCGTGAGTGTATAGCGTTTATGGATCTTCATGCGACAGAGGGAATTACCGTGCAGCAGGTCGCAGCATTTGCAGGGGTGCACCGCTCGTATTTTTCCAATGTGTTCACCAGTCAGATCGGGGTGCCTCCGCAGAAATTTTTGCAGAAGATTCGAATGGAGAAGGCCAAGCGGCTCGTCATCGAAACGGATGCTTCCGTAACTGAGATCGCTTTGTCTTTGGGATATCCGAATCTGTACACGTTCACTCGAGCCTTCAAAATGTATTACAAAATGCCTCCTTTGGCGATGCGAAACCGTAAGATTTAATCGTGCAGAGAAGGGGAAACACCTGCAATTTCGTAAGCGCTTACCTGGAAGAAGGGGTGTATCGGATAAATAGGGGAGGAGATCATGACATTGGCAGGGCTGCGCAAGTGGATTTCGCCGAAATTAGGCATTCAAGGGAAAATATTTATCGCTTTTGGGATGCTGATGCTTCTAGCCATCGTCTCCGTGACCAGCATCATCTATGTGAACATGCGCGACACGATCAAAAAAAATGCCATCACCTCCGTTTCGGACAGCATTCGTCATGCCGACGAATCCTTGAACGTGATGCTCAAGGAAATAGACCGCTTGAATACGGTAGTGGCGACGAATAAAAATACGGTCATCAATACGATTCTGAGCCCCAACGAAGAAATCAGCTATGAATGGTTTCAGGAACAGAAGCGGATTACAGAATTTCTGTCTGGAATGATCGATTACAAACCTTACATTTCCCGCATTGCCGTAGTTGGCCTGAACGGCAAAGTATTTTTCTCAGGAGGCCCCTGGATCGACCGGACGTTCCTGGATACCGAGATGATGGACTTCATGTTAAGTAAAGGAGAACGCCACGCGTATTTCAAAAGGTCGGATACATCGGAGGCGATATCCGTTGGGCGCGTTCTCCGTTATAACCGTGAGACGATCGGTGTCGTCATGGTGGATTTGAAGTATGATTTCATCCGAACGACCTACGGCGTGAAACCTACTTCAGACAGCATTTTGTATGTGCTGGATGGGCAGAAACAGCTTGTTTTTCAGTCCGATTCTGCGCCCTCTGACATTTCCGCCGAAATGACTGAGGTTGTTTATGAGGAGATAGAACCGTCCGATCAGGAGGAAACCGTCGAACGGGCCATCGACGGCAAACGTTATATCGTCGTCAGCCGAAAGTCCGAAAATACCGGATGGACCACACGCGCTTTGATTCCGCTTGATTCTCTGCTGAGCAAATCTGAGAAGATCCGCAACCTGATGGTGGAGGTTGCCGTCGCCGTATTTGCCGTAGTTCTGATGGGGTCGCTGCAAATCTCCTCGCGGACTACCCTTCATATCCGCCGACTCAAAACGATGATGATGCGAGTCAAGGATGGAAATCTGGATTTTCCGCGGACAGAGATCGTTACCAAGGACGAAATTGGCGATTTGTACCGGGTCTTCATCAGCATGGTTGATGAATTGAAACGTTTGATGGAAGGGATCCGAATGAGCGAGCAGGCCAAGCGGGAGGCGGAGCTCACCGCGCTGCAGGCGCAAATCCGCCCGCATTTTCTCTATAATTCGCTGAACACAATCAAATATTTGGCTAAGCTGAACGGAGTTCCCAATATTGAGGAGGTATCCGGGGCGTTGGTTGAGTTGATGCGGGGCGTGCTTGGGAATTCCGGAGAGTTCCTGACCTTGCGGGAAGAGCTTGGTTATGTATCCAGTTATGTTGCCATTGCCAAATACAAGTTTCTTGAGCCGATCCCGGTGAAATTTCAGGTAGAGGATGAAGGATTGCTGGAATGCCGGGTGCTGAAGCTTACGCTCCAACCGATCGTAGAGAATGCTCTTATGCACGGATTCGGACCGTCGGTGCAGGGGGGATTTGTGCTGATCCGCATCTTCGAGGAGGACGGGGATCTGAAGATCGAAGTGATGGATAACGGAAAGGGGATAAGCAAGGAGAAGCTGGAAGCTTTGATGGGGGAGGAAGCAGAAGCTCCTTCGCGATTCAGCGGCATGGGGGTTCGCAATGTGCATGAGCGGATATCCAGGATCTTCGGTGAACCCTACGGCATCAGACTCTATAGCGAAGAGGGATTGTATACGAAAGTGGAGATTCGGTTTCCTCGATCGAAAGATTTGGACAAAAGCTATTAACAAAGGGGAATAGGCCATGTATCAAGTATTGTTGGTTGACGATGAACCTTTAGTGCATCACCATCTTCGATCGCTGTCGGATTGGCGAAATCAGGGGTTCGGGCTTTGCGGCGAAGCCTATGAGGGAGAGGAAGCGCTCCGGATGATGGATCAGCTTCGGCCCCATATCGTTATCCTGGACGTAAATATGCAGGGCATGAACGGCGTGGAATTAAACCGAGCTATCCGGGAACGTTATCCATCCGTGAAGACCATCATGCTTAGCAGCTATGATGATTATGACTATGTTCGCGAGTGTTTGAAGAACGGAGCAGTCGATTATCTGCTGAAGCATCGTTTGGACGCTGAGCAGCTTCTGGGCGTATTAAGGAAAGCGGTCCGCGAAATGGAGAAGGACCAGGACGGCCAAATGCGGAATTTCGGCAGCCCTTCAGAATTTCGGGAACTTCTTGCCCAAACCATGCGTGGGAGACCCGGGGCAGTCAAGGAATTGGAGGATTATGCCCGGGAAAGCGGACGGTTACAGGGAGTGGTATGTTATACCGCCGCAGCGATGCAAATTTCCTCCTTCCTGCTGCTGGCGGAATCCCGAAGCGACGTGCAGACCAGCCGGATGGTCCAGCAAGCCATTGCTCTTATGCAGCAGACCCTCGGGGATCAACCGGAACGGACCGTGACTTATGTGGAAAACGGACGCATCGCTGTCTTGTTCGCCTTCAAGGACAGGAGTGAGCAGGCTGCCGCTAGTGAAGCGGAAAGGCTGATGAGCCACCTGCGCCATTCGCTGGAGCTGTTTTTAAATTTGAAATGCACCTATGCGATTGGCCACGTATGTTCCAGCTTGTCCAAGCTTGAGGCTAGCTATCGTGCCGCCGAGCAGGTTCTTGACGCTTCTCGTCCTTTGACTATGGAGGGAGTATTCTCCGAACGGGTTTCTTTAACGATTGAAGAACAGAAGCAGATTCTCCTCTCCGTGGAAAATTTAGATCGGGGAGGCGTGCGGGAAGCGATTGCCTCCGCGTTTGAGGGCCTTCGTCAGCAGCCGGTCCATGCCCAAGCGGTCCAGATGATCGTCCGTGAGCTGCTTTCTATAGGGGAGAAAGCGGCTCGCAAATGGGTTCCTTTCGCCGGAGGTGACCAGGCAGGAAGCGCCTTCTCGGCGCGGGAGGATTTGGGCCGGATCGATAGCGTGGCCGGCTTGGAACAATGGCTGTACTCCTATTACGAGGAACTGCTGGACCGCTTGAAGCGAGAGCGTGCGGCCGGCCCCCATTCGCGGCATGTTTCGCAGGCGATCCTGCTGATTCTTGAGAAATATCCAAGTTATATCACATTGGAGCTTGCTGCAGGAGCCATCGGACTCCATCCCTCGTATCTCAGCCGGATTTTTAAAGAGGAGACGGGGATGACGTTTTCGGAATACGTGAACCGGGTTCGGATCGACGCCAGCCGCAAGCTGTTGGAAAGCGGCAGATATTCGGTTAAACAGGTTAGCGTGCAGGTGGGATTCAGCACCTATAACTATTTTTTTAAAGTGTTCAAGGAGTGGACCGGCATGACGCCCCAAGCTTATGTGCAGAAAATCAAACCTCCTCATTCCGTCAAATAAGTGGAGTATGTGGTCATATTTGTGGAATTTGGCGCCGGTGTGGATCGAATATACTGAATTCAGTAAACGCTTACAACGATTGATGTTTTGCCATTCACGAAGGAGGTCATGAAAAGATGCGAACACATTGGGGGAAAACGATCAGCACGGTGCTGATAGCCGCGTTGGTGCTGGGGGGCTGCGGTTCCGGTACGAACGCGAACAAAAATGCTTCAGAAGAAGGCGGAGTATCCGAGGTTAGCAAAGAGGGATTCCCGATCGTGCAGGAACCGGTCAAACTGAAGGCGTTTACCCGGATCGCGCCCGTTAACGGGCCGTTTAAGGACATGCCGGTATTTCAGGATTACGAGAAAATGAGCAATGTGCAAATGGAGTTCATTGAGTCCCCAACCGACGGTTTTGCCGAGAAAAAGAATCTGCTGTTTGCATCCAACGAGCTGCCGGACATTATGTACCGTTCCGCGATCACACCGCTTGAAGCGGTTCGCTATGGAGCCGGCGGTCAATTGATTCCGCTGGAAAATTTGATCGAAGAATATGCTCCCAATCTTAAGAAACTGATGGAGGAATACCCGGAAATCCGCGCATCGATCACTACGCCGGAGGGACATATCTACACGATTCCGGGCATCGTTACACTGGATTCGGCCCGTACGGACAAGAGATGGATCAATACGGCCTGGCTGAAGAAGTTGAACCTTAAAGTGCCGGAGACGCTGGACGAACTATACAATGTGCTTGTGGCCTTCCGGGATCAGGACCCGAATGGAAACGGGAAGAAGGACGAAATTCCGCTCACGGCCCGCAGCACCGGCCTCCCGATCGTGGCTGCGATGAGCGGTTCGTTTGGACTTGACCAGCAGTTCGGCTACAACGTCAATATCGTTGATGGCAAGGTTGAAATCTGGATGGGGAACGAACGCAACAAAGAAATGCTGATGTTCCTGAACAAGCTGTACCAAGAGAATCTGCTGGATCCTGAAATATTCTCCCATACGGAAGCGCAGTATTTGGCGAAACAAGGTTCGGGAAATACGGGAGTGTTCTTTGACCAGACTAACAACAACTTCCTGCCGATTGCCGATCAGTATACAGGCATCGCTCCGTTTGAAGGCCCGCATGGCGACCGTCTTCAAAGCCAGGGAGCCCCGGTTCCGCGTGACCAAGGTGCGTTCGCCATCACTTCGGTCAATAAATATCCGGAAGTGTCCATGCGCTGGATTGACTATTTCTACAGCGATGAAGGCTCGACGCTGCTGAGATTCGGACGGGAGGGCGAGCACTACGAATTAGTTGATGGCATACCGACTTATAAGCCGGAATTCTCTACAGCCGAAACCCAGCCGAAGCTTACTCCGTATGCCGGTGGAGGCGCGCCTCATCTGATCAGCGAATATGTGGCTTCCTACATTAATCCTCCACAAGTTCAAGAGGCCCAAAAGGCGCTGGATCCGTATATGCCGACAATCCGTTATGCTGCACCAATGTTTGACGAGGAGACGGCTCAAAAGGTGAATGTGCTCCGCAACGATATCGACAAGTATTATGAAGAGCAAAGCACCAAATTTATTGCGGGGGCTTTGAGCTTCGACAAGTGGGAGGAGTTCCAGTCGACGCTGAAAAAGATGAACATTGACGAGCTTCAGCAAATTTATCAAGACGCTTATGACAAAATGGATAAATAAGGCAGATCCTCAAGCGGGATAGGAGTGGATGTTCATGAATAACGCAGAAATCCATGAGACTGCCGCGGCGCCCCGGTTCCGAACGAAACGGGGCAGCCGCCTCATCAAGCAGATCGCAAAGAGATACGATTTGTATCTCATGCTGCTGCTGCCGATGGCATGGTATTTGCTGTTCCAGTACGGCCCCTTGTACGGGCTGCAGATCGCTTTCAAAAATTTTAATCCAGGCAAGGGGATTTTGGGCAGCAGTTGGGTTGGTTTTGAGCATTTTCAGCGTTTTTTTTGATTCGTACTACTTTTGGAGACTGCTCTGGAATACGCTCTCCATCAATTTGCTCTCCCTGATCCTTGCGTTCCCGATTCCGATATTCCTTGCTCTTCTCATTAACGAGATTCGAAGCAAAACCTACAGCAAACTGCTGCAAAATATCACTTATATTCCACACTTCATTTCGGTTGTCGTCATCGTAGGGATATTAACCGTGCTTCTGTCCACGAATGGTCCCGTCAATATGCTGATCCATGCCCTGGGCGGCTCGGAAATCCGCTTCATGGAATCGGCCGGATGGTTCAAGACCATCTTTATCGGCTCGAACATCTGGCAGAATATGGGCTGGCAATCCATTATCTACATCGCGGCGCTAAGCGGAATCAATCCGCAGTTGTACGAAGCAGCCAAGATGGACGGCGCATCGCGGATGCGGCGGATCTGGCATGTCTCTCTCCCGGGAATCGTCCCCGTCATCGTCATCCTGCTCATTTTGGATATTGGGCAATTCATGAACATCGGTTTCGAGAAAATTTTGCTTATGCAAAACAACCTGAATCTCGAAGCGAGCGACGTTATTTCCACGTTTGTGTATACGACGGGAATTTTGAAGGGGGAATACAGCTACACGGCTGCCATCGGGCTCTTCAATTCCTTGATCAACCTGACCTTGCTGCTGCTGGTAAACCGGTTCGCACGCAAAACGTCGGAGACGAGTCTTTGGTAATGGAGGGAACGAATTATGGCTAAAGAAGCAGTTGCTGCGAAAGGTCCATCGGACGAACGTTGGTTCGATGTTATCGTATATTTGATCGCTGCGATGATCATTATGCTCGTACTTTATCCTTTATTATTTGTGGTTAGCGCATCGTTCAGCGACCCTGCAAGGGTGCTGAGCGGAGAGGTTTGGCTGCTTCCAAAGGGCGCCAACCTTGAAGCTTATAACAATATTTTGCACAATGAGCAGATTTGGATCGGCTACCGGAACTCCATTCTCTACACTGTCGTCGGCACGCTGATCAATATTATGATGACCCTTCTGGCGGCATACCCGCTATCACGGCCGGATTTGCCGGGACGTAAAGGGCTGATGCTGATCATTACCTTGACAATGTTCTTCAGCGGCGGGCTTATTCCGAGTTACCTGCTCGTCAAAAGTCTCGGCATGGTCGATACGATGTGGGCGCTGATCATTCCGGGGGCGATCTCCACTTACAATCTGATCGTCATGAGAACGTATTTCCAGTCCAGCATCCCTTGGGAACTGCAGGAAGCGGCGCATATCGACGGCTGCTCCAATTGGAGGTTGCTGATCAGCATCATCCTGCCGTTGTCCAAGCCGATATTGGCGGTAATGGTTTTGTTCTATGCGGTTGGCCACTGGAATGCATTCTTTAATGCGCTGATTTATATTCGGAGCGAGCGGCTTTACCCGCTCCAACTGATCCTGCGGGAAATTTTGATGATCAGCCAGTCTGCGGGCGTCGATGGCGGCAACGTCGGGATGGAGGAGAAAATTCTGCTCTCCGAAAGCATTAAATATGCAGTGATTATTGTTTCCAGTCTGCCGGTACTGATCATGTACCCGTTTGTGCAGCGGCATTTTGTCAAAGGCGTCATGATCGGCTCTATTAAAGGATAAATGCGAACGGAGGTAAACCATTGATGAATAAAGCAACGATTGCCGTCGACGGCAGCCAGTCGAACGGGCATCCAATCAACCCCTATTTGTTTGGACATTTCGTTGAAGACATCCGCGACCATATGGAAGCGATGCTGGCTTTCCCGTTAAAAGACATGGATTTTGAGAGCGAAGCGGAAGGGAAAGCCGAGGTGTCGGGGCGATGGTATCCCTATACGAATGGTCGCAATACGAGCTATGCCCTGGAAGCCCCGGCTCCAAAACACTCGGGACGTGCTCAGCGCATCCGGATTCTGAGCGATGATGAAGCTTACGCGGGGATCGCTCAGCATCTGGCGCTCAATGGACCGATCCGTTATTCGGTCAAGCTGGTGGCCAGGGCTTCGGTTGAGATTCGCTATGTCATTGTCGAGGCTGTGGACCGGCTTCGTCAGGAACGTTTAGGCCTGGAACGGATTGAGCTGGACAGCCACAATTGGCGGGAATATGAAGCAGTATTGGACATCAGCAGGGATTGCGCCGATGCGGAATTCCGTATTTATGTGCCTGCCGAACATCCTAGATGGCAAGACAGCGTCTCTACCGGCATGCTCTGGATCGATCATATCTCCTTGCTGCCGGAGGACCATATCGGCTTCGTGAAGCGGGAAGTTGTTGAAATGGCAAAGGATTTGAACGCCGGGATGATGAGACTGGCCGGCAACTATATCAGTGCCTACCACTTTGAACATGGCATCGGACCGGTGCTTGAACGCCCGGTCATGTATAACGAGGCGTGGGGAGGCTGGACGAGCAAATATTTCGGAACGGATGAATTCATCCGGTTCTGCCGGGAGCTGCAGGTTGAACCGCTGATCTGCGTGAATGACGGCTCAGGAACGCCGGAGGAAGCAGCGCAGTGGGTTGAATATTGCAATGGCGGCACCGATACCCCAATGGGTGCGGTCCGCGCCGCCAATGGACACCCTGACCCCTACAATGTGAAGTATTGGGAGATCGGCAACGAGGTGTGGGGCGCTTGGCAGGTAGGCACGTGTGCGGCCGCCGATTTCGCCCGGCGAACCGTAACCTTCATTGAAG includes the following:
- a CDS encoding AraC family transcriptional regulator gives rise to the protein MQEYEHEYAEFLYYTPGYLDREAQLWPVRAGRNAAKPHYKVGPKRIECYSLHFVLEGGVCFEFEGKRVELQPGDLFCLFPGRTYFYHALPAEQPLQMHWLAIDGSRVKPLLKLAGLVPERPFGKEIVTRQARELLGDIIEKLGNVERWSPAVSLELQGGICRLLAELIPETAPAELTEPSGWIRECIAFMDLHATEGITVQQVAAFAGVHRSYFSNVFTSQIGVPPQKFLQKIRMEKAKRLVIETDASVTEIALSLGYPNLYTFTRAFKMYYKMPPLAMRNRKI
- a CDS encoding sulfatase, with the translated sequence MSSRPNILLITSDQQHWNTIGAFQPEISTPNLDRLAREGTTFGRAYCPNPTCTPSRSSIITGMYPSQHGAWTLGTKLLEDRHTVGEDFKQAGYQTSLIGKAHFQPLKSTAEYESKEAYPLLQDLNYWRNDEGPFYGFDHIELARNHTNEAHVGQHYALWLEEQGCSNWRDYFLPPTGTMDPTQTYKWPIPEKYHYNTWIAERTNARLEEHHKTGDPFFLWASFFDPHPEYLAPEPWDTMYDPEQLSIPSMTPGEHDRNPPHFGLTQEDNPDFSHLMETGFGIHGYRSHHYYEYGAKQRLTEYDKKKLVAVYYGMISLMDKYIGRILNKLDALGMAENTLVVFTTDHGHFFGQHGLQAKGGFHYEDLIKLPFIVRYPGHVPSGQRSDALQSLVDLAPTFLSFCGLSIPRTMAGVDQKEVWLGRRDKARDHVICEFRHEPTTIHQKTYVDERYKITVYYNQTYGEIFDLQEDPGELRNLWDEPGYEGLKTELLLKYAWAELGKEPMPMPRIHHA
- a CDS encoding sensor histidine kinase, whose protein sequence is MTLAGLRKWISPKLGIQGKIFIAFGMLMLLAIVSVTSIIYVNMRDTIKKNAITSVSDSIRHADESLNVMLKEIDRLNTVVATNKNTVINTILSPNEEISYEWFQEQKRITEFLSGMIDYKPYISRIAVVGLNGKVFFSGGPWIDRTFLDTEMMDFMLSKGERHAYFKRSDTSEAISVGRVLRYNRETIGVVMVDLKYDFIRTTYGVKPTSDSILYVLDGQKQLVFQSDSAPSDISAEMTEVVYEEIEPSDQEETVERAIDGKRYIVVSRKSENTGWTTRALIPLDSLLSKSEKIRNLMVEVAVAVFAVVLMGSLQISSRTTLHIRRLKTMMMRVKDGNLDFPRTEIVTKDEIGDLYRVFISMVDELKRLMEGIRMSEQAKREAELTALQAQIRPHFLYNSLNTIKYLAKLNGVPNIEEVSGALVELMRGVLGNSGEFLTLREELGYVSSYVAIAKYKFLEPIPVKFQVEDEGLLECRVLKLTLQPIVENALMHGFGPSVQGGFVLIRIFEEDGDLKIEVMDNGKGISKEKLEALMGEEAEAPSRFSGMGVRNVHERISRIFGEPYGIRLYSEEGLYTKVEIRFPRSKDLDKSY
- a CDS encoding anaerobic sulfatase maturase, translating into MSGACMTNGLANLGVMWKTVSEDCNLACDYCYYSTCGGKPGPKINRIDSALLDKFIKEYMQLSQGAATLAWQGGEPLLAGLDFFKEVVYLQALYAPPHTVISNSLQTNGTLIDDRWAAFFKTYQFLIGVSLDGPKEIHDSRRVNAAGKGSFDRVMAGIEQLRKHQVDFNILTVIHKGNVREAKALMAFYRENGFNFVQLIPCMDFRSQQVDKPGEYEITPQEYGDFLCRIFDEWYNDGYPEVSIRFFDNMFGVYLNREAEHCVHRAACPTSLVLEQNGDAFPCDFFINEKWTVGNVADSSIADMLAHPNYTRFQRMKPALPEKCRSCEWQRLCYGGCPRNRKWNPEGTESDPDYFCQSYMQIYAYAHERMLEMSLRMRREMYSYHLQHDYAGKSPGRNEPCPCGSGKKHKACCAAL
- a CDS encoding ROK family protein; amino-acid sequence: MMTHSNPSIKKQVYDRISYLGTVSKADLLNDFPLTSSSMTRLLEEMTHQGMIVVSGLGHSTGGRKPILFQTNPTYRFLFGLEISRIYSVLGLYDLHLNSLSLTRWKMDAEMTPNQLVDSITSTAKRFLDEHGLSPEDVLGIGIGAVGPLDSRKGVILEPELFPSPAWKHVPICAMLEERLGFPASLDNGANTALIGEHWALRSETIEHALYVHAGVNIRSAVMSGGRILRGAADTEGAVGQMIIQANGPRLRNRGNYGALEAFVSVPALEERVRTQLKIGRSSILSDIAPELVNFATLVDALTKGDPLVKEEFTETAAYLGIGLANLINALHPECVILGGPLISAHPLVFDSAVEIAKKNTYHYPEYNPVFTQGLLTDEAVATGAAVMMMQRWSGD